One genomic region from Zalophus californianus isolate mZalCal1 chromosome 12, mZalCal1.pri.v2, whole genome shotgun sequence encodes:
- the ZNF775 gene encoding zinc finger protein 775 isoform X2, with amino-acid sequence MECGLAGVSTGDGLVMKIKPEKPEWMLQTLVPQAELSEKDKENIFQQHRSLPPCQTMGKPRALGGQEETGGPRWAPPTEQAAGLAGRALSAGEGHFVCLDCGKRFSWWSSLKIHQRTHTGEKPYLCGKCGKSFSQKPNLARHQRHHTGERPFCCPECARRFSQKQHLLKHQKTHSRPATHSCPECARCFRHQVGLRIHQRAHARDRQGARAGLQELLRDAAARRGCRLRPGPPRGRPEWAWLGLCQGWWRQAGARAAVAAAAGPGEQRQFICNECGKSFTWWSSLNIHQRIHTGERPYPCPECGRRFSQKPNLTRHLRNHTGERPHPCLHCGRSFRQKQHLLKHQRTHLPGAQAARCPSCGQSCPSRAALRAHQRAHAVPAAEPPRPGPAVRDAAPRSEPQAEAPPGLSALPPPGRDPQPARGLGGVPWGRARAGLSAPAESRQFICNECGKSFSWWSALTIHQRIHTGERPYPCPECGRRFSQKPNLTRHRRNHTGERPYLCSACGRGFSQKQHLLKHQRVHRGALAPTSSAKDQAL; translated from the coding sequence GAGATGGGCTGGTGATGAAGATCAAGCCAGAGAAGCCAGAGTGGATGCTGCAGACGCTGGTGCCGCAGGCCGAGCTTTCCGAGAAGGATAAGGAAAACATCTTCCAGCAGCATCGGAGCCTCCCGCCATGCCAGACCATGGGGAAGCCTCGGGCCTTGGGGGGACAGGAGGAGACAGGGGGTCCAAGGTGGGcccctcccactgagcaggcgGCGGGGCTGGCAGGCCGGGCTCTTTCTGCCGGCGAGGGTCACTTTGTGTGCCTGGACTGCGGGAAGAGGTTCAGCTGGTGGTCATCCTTGAAGATCCACCAGCGCACCCACACCGGGGAGAAGCCGTACCTGTGCGGCAAGTGCGGCAAGAGCTTCAGCCAGAAGCCCAACCTGGCGCGCCACCAGCGGCACCACACGGGCGAGCGGCCCTTCTGCTGCCCCGAGTGCGCGAGGCGCTTTAGCCAGAAGCAGCACCTGCTCAAGCACCAGAAGACCCACTCGCGGCCCGCCACCCACTCGTGCCCCGAGTGCGCGCGCTGCTTCCGCCACCAGGTGGGCCTCCGCATCCACCAGCGCGCGCACGCCCGGGACCGCCAGGGCGCCCGCGCCGGGCTGCAGGAGTTGCTGCGGGACGCCGCCGCCCGCCGGGGCTGTCGCCTGCGGCCCGGGCCGCCGCGGGGCCGCCCCGAGTGGGCCTGGCTGGGGCTCTGCCAGGGCTGGTGGCGCCAGGCGGGGGCCCGGGCCGCAGTCGCCGCCGCCGCGGGGCCGGGTGAGCAGCGCCAGTTCATCTGCAACGAGTGCGGCAAGAGCTTCACGTGGTGGTCGTCCCTGAACATCCACCAGCGCATCCACACGGGCGAGCGGCCCTACCCGTGTCCCGAGTGCGGCCGCCGCTTCAGCCAGAAGCCCAACCTGACGCGGCACCTGCGCAACCACACGGGCGAGCGGCCGCACCCCTGCCTGCACTGCGGCCGCAGCTTCCGCCAGAAGCAGCACCTGCTCAAGCACCAGCGCACGCACCTGCCAGGCGCCCAGGCGGCGCGCTGCCCTAGCTGCGGCCAGAGCTGCCCGAGCCGCGCGGCGCTGCGGGCCCACCAGCGCGCGCACGCCGTCCCCGCCGCCGAGCCGCCGCGCCCCGGGCCCGCCGTGCGGGACGCGGCGCCGCGCTCCGAGCCGCAGGCCGAGGCGCCCCCGGGCCTGTCGGCGCTGCCGCCGCCGGGGCGCGACCCCCAGCCAGCCCGGGGCCTGGGGGGCGTGCCGTGGGGCCGGGCGCGGGCCGGCCTGAGCGCGCCGGCCGAGTCCCGCCAGTTCATCTGCAACGAGTGCGGCAAGAGCTTCTCGTGGTGGTCGGCGCTCACCATCCACCAGCGCATCCACACCGGCGAGCGGCCCTACCCGTGCCCCGAGTGCGGCCGCCGCTTCAGCCAGAAGCCCAACCTGACGCGGCACCGGCGCAACCACACGGGCGAGCGGCCCTACCTGTGCTCTGCGTGTGGCCGTGGCTTCAGCCAGAAGCAGCACCTGCTTAAGCACCAGCGTGTGCACCGGGGGGCCCTGGCGCCCACCTCCAGCGCCAAGGACCAGGCTCTTTAG
- the ZNF775 gene encoding zinc finger protein 775 isoform X3, giving the protein MKIKPEKPEWMLQTLVPQAELSEKDKENIFQQHRSLPPCQTMGKPRALGGQEETGGPRWAPPTEQAAGLAGRALSAGEGHFVCLDCGKRFSWWSSLKIHQRTHTGEKPYLCGKCGKSFSQKPNLARHQRHHTGERPFCCPECARRFSQKQHLLKHQKTHSRPATHSCPECARCFRHQVGLRIHQRAHARDRQGARAGLQELLRDAAARRGCRLRPGPPRGRPEWAWLGLCQGWWRQAGARAAVAAAAGPGEQRQFICNECGKSFTWWSSLNIHQRIHTGERPYPCPECGRRFSQKPNLTRHLRNHTGERPHPCLHCGRSFRQKQHLLKHQRTHLPGAQAARCPSCGQSCPSRAALRAHQRAHAVPAAEPPRPGPAVRDAAPRSEPQAEAPPGLSALPPPGRDPQPARGLGGVPWGRARAGLSAPAESRQFICNECGKSFSWWSALTIHQRIHTGERPYPCPECGRRFSQKPNLTRHRRNHTGERPYLCSACGRGFSQKQHLLKHQRVHRGALAPTSSAKDQAL; this is encoded by the coding sequence ATGAAGATCAAGCCAGAGAAGCCAGAGTGGATGCTGCAGACGCTGGTGCCGCAGGCCGAGCTTTCCGAGAAGGATAAGGAAAACATCTTCCAGCAGCATCGGAGCCTCCCGCCATGCCAGACCATGGGGAAGCCTCGGGCCTTGGGGGGACAGGAGGAGACAGGGGGTCCAAGGTGGGcccctcccactgagcaggcgGCGGGGCTGGCAGGCCGGGCTCTTTCTGCCGGCGAGGGTCACTTTGTGTGCCTGGACTGCGGGAAGAGGTTCAGCTGGTGGTCATCCTTGAAGATCCACCAGCGCACCCACACCGGGGAGAAGCCGTACCTGTGCGGCAAGTGCGGCAAGAGCTTCAGCCAGAAGCCCAACCTGGCGCGCCACCAGCGGCACCACACGGGCGAGCGGCCCTTCTGCTGCCCCGAGTGCGCGAGGCGCTTTAGCCAGAAGCAGCACCTGCTCAAGCACCAGAAGACCCACTCGCGGCCCGCCACCCACTCGTGCCCCGAGTGCGCGCGCTGCTTCCGCCACCAGGTGGGCCTCCGCATCCACCAGCGCGCGCACGCCCGGGACCGCCAGGGCGCCCGCGCCGGGCTGCAGGAGTTGCTGCGGGACGCCGCCGCCCGCCGGGGCTGTCGCCTGCGGCCCGGGCCGCCGCGGGGCCGCCCCGAGTGGGCCTGGCTGGGGCTCTGCCAGGGCTGGTGGCGCCAGGCGGGGGCCCGGGCCGCAGTCGCCGCCGCCGCGGGGCCGGGTGAGCAGCGCCAGTTCATCTGCAACGAGTGCGGCAAGAGCTTCACGTGGTGGTCGTCCCTGAACATCCACCAGCGCATCCACACGGGCGAGCGGCCCTACCCGTGTCCCGAGTGCGGCCGCCGCTTCAGCCAGAAGCCCAACCTGACGCGGCACCTGCGCAACCACACGGGCGAGCGGCCGCACCCCTGCCTGCACTGCGGCCGCAGCTTCCGCCAGAAGCAGCACCTGCTCAAGCACCAGCGCACGCACCTGCCAGGCGCCCAGGCGGCGCGCTGCCCTAGCTGCGGCCAGAGCTGCCCGAGCCGCGCGGCGCTGCGGGCCCACCAGCGCGCGCACGCCGTCCCCGCCGCCGAGCCGCCGCGCCCCGGGCCCGCCGTGCGGGACGCGGCGCCGCGCTCCGAGCCGCAGGCCGAGGCGCCCCCGGGCCTGTCGGCGCTGCCGCCGCCGGGGCGCGACCCCCAGCCAGCCCGGGGCCTGGGGGGCGTGCCGTGGGGCCGGGCGCGGGCCGGCCTGAGCGCGCCGGCCGAGTCCCGCCAGTTCATCTGCAACGAGTGCGGCAAGAGCTTCTCGTGGTGGTCGGCGCTCACCATCCACCAGCGCATCCACACCGGCGAGCGGCCCTACCCGTGCCCCGAGTGCGGCCGCCGCTTCAGCCAGAAGCCCAACCTGACGCGGCACCGGCGCAACCACACGGGCGAGCGGCCCTACCTGTGCTCTGCGTGTGGCCGTGGCTTCAGCCAGAAGCAGCACCTGCTTAAGCACCAGCGTGTGCACCGGGGGGCCCTGGCGCCCACCTCCAGCGCCAAGGACCAGGCTCTTTAG
- the LOC113911626 gene encoding zinc finger and SCAN domain-containing protein 2-like, whose translation MTELASPGGGSPAGDGEEGLGDERGLVIHHPAEEQPHRCPLCGQTFSQQPSLVRHQKAHAGVGRAAAFVCPECGKAFSVKHNLEVHQRTHTGERPFACPECGRCFSLKQNLLTHQRIHSGEKPHQCAQCGRCFREPRFLLNHQRTHARMPAPHPRRPGVFGERRPYFCARCGKSFAREGSLKAHQRSHGHGPEGQAAHLGRVL comes from the coding sequence ATGACAGAGCTGGCGTCCCCGGGGGGCGGGTCCCCTGCGGGGGACGGGGAGGAGGGTCTGGGGGACGAGCGAGGCCTGGTCATCCACCACCCCGCGGAGGAGCAGCCTCACCGCTGCCCACTGTGCGGCCAGACCTTCTCGCAGCAGCCCAGCCTCGTGCGGCACCAGAAGGCGCACGCTGGGGTGGGCCGCGCGGCCGCCTTCGTGTGCCCCGAGTGCGGCAAGGCCTTCAGCGTCAAGCACAACCTCGAGGTGCACCAGCGCACCCACACCGGCGAGCGGCCCTTCGCCTGCCCGGAGTGCGGGCGCTGCTTCAGCCTCAAGCAGAACCTGCTCACGCACCAGCGCATCCACAGTGGCGAGAAGCCGCACCAGTGCGCGCAGTGCGGCCGCTGCTTCCGCGAGCCGCGCTTCCTGCTCAACCACCAGCGCACCCACGCGCGCATGCCCGCGCCACACCCGCGCCGCCCCGGCGTGTTCGGGGAGCGGCGGCCCTACTTCTGTGCCCGCTGCGGCAAGAGCTTCGCGCGCGAGGGCTCGCTCAAGGCCCACCAGCGCAGCCACGGCCACGGGCCCGAGGGCCAGGCGGCCCATTTAGGCCGCGTGCTCTGA